ATCAGCCCGACGCAGGTGGCTTCCTCACCGAGGTTGAGATGGCAGTACCCGCCGATCTTCGCGCGGGTGTACATCTCCGCCGCCCGCAGCTCGAAGGCTCTGATCAGCGCCATCTGCCGGTAGTAGCCGCGCAGCACCTCAACCTCGCTGTCGGAGAGCACACTGGCGGGTGCGGGGCGGGCCGTGCCCGCGGTGTCGGCGGCGGGATCGCGGCCCGGTGTCGGTGAGGAGCTCATTGTCCGCCGGTTTCCTTACGTCGGTGCGGCCTTGTCTCAGCTGCCGGGTGGTGCTTCCTGGACGGCGAAGCGGTCGGCGGCCGCGTGGCACTTGGGGCAGCGCTCGGGCGGGCGGTCGCCGTGGGCGGTCTCGCCGCACACGGTGCAGGCCCACTCGGTGGTCAGCAGCGCCACGACGTCGGAGCGGCTGATGATGCCGACCAGGCGTCCGGCGGCCAGCACGGGGACGCGGCGGATGCGCCGCTCGACCAGCAGATGGCGAACATCGTCGACGTCGGTGTCCTCGGTGACACTGATCACCGTCCGGGTCATCACCTGCGCAGCGGTGCCCCCAGAGCGGGCCAGCAGGTCGTACTCACTGACCAGGCCCACGACCGCGCCGCCGGCGTCGAGTACGGGGACGGCGCTGATCCGGCGGCCGTGCAGCACGGCCGCGATCTCGGGCACCGGGGTGTCCTCGGTGACCGTGACCACCGGGGCCGTCATGATCTCCTTGACGTTCATCGCGCCCTCTCGATCGCTGTGTGGGGCGGGCCGCATCAGACCAGGGTGGTCGTCGTCGGGGTGATGGTGGTGCCGCGAGGCGGAGGTGCGGTGTCGGGTCGCTCATGGCGCCTGGCCGGCGCCCAGGACGGAGAGGGCTTCGCGGACCATCTGGTGGGTGAAGCCCCACTCGTTGTCGTACCAGCTCATGACCTTCACGAGTGTGCCGTCCACCACCCGGGTCATCGCGGCGTCGATGACCGAGGCCCTGGCGTCGCCGATGATGTCGGTGGAGACCATCGGTTCCTCGGCGACGGCGAGGACGCCGCGGTACCGTTCGCTGCCGGCTTCCTCGCGGAAGAGGTCGTTGATCTCCTCCGCGGTGGTCGGCCGGGCGGTGACCATCGTGATGTCCGCGATCGATCCGACCGGCACCGGAACGCGGATCGCCACCCCGTCGAAGCGCCCTGCCAGCGCGGGCAGCGCCCGGGTGGTGGCCCGCGCCGCCCCGGTGGACGCGGGGACCATGTTGATGCCGGCGGCGCGGCCGCGCCGGACGTCCTTGCTGGGGCCGTCGACGAGTTGCTGGCTGGTGGTGTAGGCGTGGACGGTGGACATGATCGCCCGTTCGATCCCGATCCTGCGCTCCAGCACCTCGACCACCGGAGTGATGCAGTTGGTGGTGCAGCTCGCGCACGAGATGACCTGCACGCCGTCCGGGGCCTGGTTCACTCCGGGCACCACGGTCGCGACCGTCTCGGTACGCGCTGGAGCGGACAGGATCACAAACCTGGCTCCGGCTTCCAGGTGGCGGCGTAGCTCCTCCTCGTGGCGGAAGGCCCCGGTGCATTCCAGCACCAGGTCGATGCCCAGCTCCCGCCACGGCAACCGGGCCGGATCACGCTCTGCGAACACCGGGACCTCGTGCCCGTCGATGCTCAGCGCACCATCGCTCGCCGTGACCGTCTTGCCGTAGCGGCCGTAGACGCTGTCGTGCTTCAGCAGGTAGGCGAGGTTGTCTACCTCGACGAGGTCGTTGACGGCGGCGACCTCAACGCCGTCGACGTCGTGGAGGATCTTCAGCGCGGCACGTCCGATGCGTCCGAGTCCGTTGATGGCGATCTTCGGCATGTCAGACATCCCTTCGCTGAGCGCGTGATCCCCTGCCCGTCCTACATCACCAGCAAGGCTGCGACCGGTGGAACTACGCCACATGGTGGCGCACCATACGCGGGCGAAGCGGGGCGAACGGCCCGCACGGTCCCGTGAGTCTCCCCGCCCGCAAACTTCAGCGCCACGCAAAGGCCCGGGGGAAGGATCGAGCAGGGAAGAGACCAC
This genomic interval from Streptomyces sp. B21-083 contains the following:
- a CDS encoding CBS domain-containing protein, whose amino-acid sequence is MRPAPHSDREGAMNVKEIMTAPVVTVTEDTPVPEIAAVLHGRRISAVPVLDAGGAVVGLVSEYDLLARSGGTAAQVMTRTVISVTEDTDVDDVRHLLVERRIRRVPVLAAGRLVGIISRSDVVALLTTEWACTVCGETAHGDRPPERCPKCHAAADRFAVQEAPPGS
- the gap gene encoding type I glyceraldehyde-3-phosphate dehydrogenase, coding for MPKIAINGLGRIGRAALKILHDVDGVEVAAVNDLVEVDNLAYLLKHDSVYGRYGKTVTASDGALSIDGHEVPVFAERDPARLPWRELGIDLVLECTGAFRHEEELRRHLEAGARFVILSAPARTETVATVVPGVNQAPDGVQVISCASCTTNCITPVVEVLERRIGIERAIMSTVHAYTTSQQLVDGPSKDVRRGRAAGINMVPASTGAARATTRALPALAGRFDGVAIRVPVPVGSIADITMVTARPTTAEEINDLFREEAGSERYRGVLAVAEEPMVSTDIIGDARASVIDAAMTRVVDGTLVKVMSWYDNEWGFTHQMVREALSVLGAGQAP